ACGTCCAGGTAGAGCTTCAGCTTCGGCTCCGTCCCGCTCGGGCGCACGATGACCCGGGCGCCCTGGGCGAGCCACAGTCTCAGCACATCGCCGGGCGGCAGGTCGCCGACGCCCCGGCTGAGGTCTTCGAACCGCTCGACGGCGACCGTGCCGATCCGGGGCGGAGGGTCGGCGCGGAGCGCCGCCATCACCCGGTCGATCGCCGAGAGGTCATCGACCCGCACCGAGATCTGGTCGCTGGCGAAGAACCCGAAGGTCTCATCGAACTCGCGCAGCACGTCGGCCAGTGTGCGCCCCTCGGCGCGCGCGTCGGCGACGATGCCGAGCAGGGCGATCGCGGCCGAGATCCCGTCCTTGTCGCGCACCGTCTCGGGGTTGACGAGGTATCCGAGGGCCTCCTCGAAGCCGTAGACGATGCCGGGCGCGCGCGAGATCCACTTGAAACCCGTGAGCGTCGCGTGGAAGTCGAGGCCGTAGTGGTGGGCGACGGCTTCGAGCCCGGGGGAGGAGACGAGAGAGCACGCGAGGGATGCCGCGGGCCCGCGCCCTGCGTCGGCCGCCGCCGCATCGGCCACCGCCGCACGGGCGGCACGCCAACCGAGCAGCAGTCCGACCTGGTTGCCGGTGAGCCGCCGCCAGCCGCCCTCGGCGGCCGGGTCGGGCACGGCGACTGCGAGCCGATCGGCGTCGGGGTCGTTCGCCACGACCAGTTCCGCACCTGAGACGCGCGCGGTCTCGAAGGCCAGGTCCATCGCCCCGGGCTCTTCGGGGTTGGGGAAGGCCACGGTGGGGAAGCGCCCGTCGGGGGTGGTCTGCTGCTCGACGAGGATCGGCTCCGGGTAGCCCGCCGCAGCGACGATCTTCGACAGCGTCTCCCAGCCCACGCCGTGCATCGCGGTGTAGACCCAGCGCAGTCCGGCCGCAGCGGGCCCGGCCGGCGCGACCCGCGCGGTCGCGGCGACGTAGGCGTCGACGACGGCCTCGTCGGCGAGCTCCCAGGCATCCGACCGTGGCAGCTCGTCGACCCGCTGGGTGTCGGCCACGCGCTGGATCTCGGC
The Microbacterium sp. SLBN-154 DNA segment above includes these coding regions:
- a CDS encoding phospho-sugar mutase, whose protein sequence is MTAPVGSDEIALARAWRDQDPDDETRAELDDLITRAEAGDEAAAAELNDRFTARLAFGTAGLRGELGAGSNRMNRVLVSQAAAGLGAYVLARAGEIGTGAGDGAPLVVIGYDGRRNSDVFARDSAEIMAGMGLRVAVLPRLLPTPVLAFAVRHLGAHAGVMVTASHNPPNDNGYKVYLGGVHGGSQIVAPADALIAAEIQRVADTQRVDELPRSDAWELADEAVVDAYVAATARVAPAGPAAAGLRWVYTAMHGVGWETLSKIVAAAGYPEPILVEQQTTPDGRFPTVAFPNPEEPGAMDLAFETARVSGAELVVANDPDADRLAVAVPDPAAEGGWRRLTGNQVGLLLGWRAARAAVADAAAADAGRGPAASLACSLVSSPGLEAVAHHYGLDFHATLTGFKWISRAPGIVYGFEEALGYLVNPETVRDKDGISAAIALLGIVADARAEGRTLADVLREFDETFGFFASDQISVRVDDLSAIDRVMAALRADPPPRIGTVAVERFEDLSRGVGDLPPGDVLRLWLAQGARVIVRPSGTEPKLKLYLDVRGSSAADAAAQVTAIAAGARALLAQIEGR